One genomic region from Alkalidesulfovibrio alkalitolerans DSM 16529 encodes:
- a CDS encoding GPW/gp25 family protein, which yields MSYDFLGKGLRYPFRFQSVSGGTQVSTATSREHEHIRESILQILGTRIGERFMNPEFGSRLKDLVFEQNDEVLKGLLRHYVIDAIKRWEKRVIITEVHFDDRPLNIDGNLLLVHIAYRVIQSQVDGNLVYPFYREDPNNPAPSYPQPEPEPEPPPVRSVRLSPDVRTLFNLLWFDAAEMSPDPDDSLIWPAGEYEVAYIEGAFQDRNGKWIVSDPGDNHGHYLTFEGAPETEAPQAEHALYLAASGLGFDTQSQAEDNAAGTVHRITTSQPGRIGLFYFEGKKESHYLNNTSGQPNPVWQLRGPL from the coding sequence ATGAGCTACGACTTTCTCGGCAAGGGGCTGCGTTACCCGTTCCGGTTTCAGTCGGTATCCGGCGGCACCCAGGTCTCGACCGCCACCTCGCGGGAGCACGAGCATATCCGCGAAAGCATCCTGCAGATCCTCGGCACCCGGATCGGCGAACGGTTCATGAATCCGGAGTTCGGCTCCCGGCTGAAGGATCTGGTGTTCGAACAGAACGACGAGGTGCTCAAGGGCCTGCTGCGCCATTACGTGATCGACGCCATCAAGCGCTGGGAAAAGCGGGTGATCATCACGGAGGTACACTTCGACGACCGGCCGCTGAACATCGACGGCAACCTGCTGCTGGTGCATATCGCCTACCGGGTGATCCAGAGCCAGGTGGACGGCAACCTGGTCTATCCCTTCTACAGAGAAGACCCGAACAATCCCGCGCCCAGCTATCCCCAGCCGGAGCCCGAGCCAGAGCCGCCGCCGGTGCGCAGCGTGCGCCTGTCGCCGGACGTGCGCACGCTGTTCAATCTGCTCTGGTTCGACGCGGCCGAGATGAGCCCCGATCCGGACGACTCCTTGATCTGGCCAGCCGGGGAATACGAAGTCGCCTACATCGAGGGAGCCTTTCAGGACCGCAACGGCAAGTGGATCGTCAGCGATCCGGGTGACAACCACGGCCATTACCTGACGTTCGAGGGAGCGCCAGAAACAGAAGCGCCCCAGGCCGAGCACGCCCTCTATCTGGCCGCTAGCGGTCTGGGCTTCGACACCCAGAGTCAGGCGGAAGACAACGCCGCTGGCACCGTTCACCGGATCACCACGTCGCAGCCGGGCCGCATCGGCCTGTTCTATTTCGAGGGCAAGAAGGAATCCCACTACCTCAACAACACCTCTGGGCAGCCCAATCCCGTCTGGCAACTGCGCGGCCCGCTCTGA
- a CDS encoding YcbK family protein, which yields MGDLSKNFNRSEFACKGKNCCGHSAAVHPDLVDALQALRDRIGKPLSITSGFRCNRHNKAVGGAEQSFHTLGMAADVSCPAGVSPEELAVIAEEIPLFREGGIGVYASWVHLDVRQSGKARWRS from the coding sequence ATGGGTGATCTCAGCAAGAATTTCAACCGTTCGGAATTCGCCTGCAAGGGCAAGAACTGCTGCGGCCATTCGGCTGCGGTCCATCCCGACCTGGTCGACGCCCTGCAGGCGTTGCGCGACCGCATCGGCAAACCGCTGTCCATCACCAGCGGCTTCCGATGTAACCGGCACAATAAGGCGGTGGGCGGCGCGGAGCAGAGTTTCCACACGTTGGGCATGGCGGCCGACGTGAGCTGTCCCGCAGGCGTTTCGCCCGAGGAACTGGCGGTCATCGCCGAGGAAATTCCGCTCTTCCGCGAGGGCGGCATCGGTGTCTATGCCTCCTGGGTCCATCTCGATGTACGCCAGTCGGGCAAGGCGAGGTGGCGGTCATGA
- a CDS encoding phage baseplate assembly protein V codes for MLETRDRQSEERYRNRWYGKYRAFVRDNNDPERLGRVRLEIPAVLGSGRENWSEWAAPCFPYGGNDDTGMFLVPEEGASVWAEFEGGVVQYPIWTGVWLAKSNPGEQPEESKRTCANAFCHDCEDKVEHQANRHDDLEHKKYHGHPPYYCPRLKVLLKTETGHTILADDRDGDELLRIIDRAGQILTMEGKVKPEMQSGNALRRGTKDAEKGDQLDIASQIVGSRARIQLTDLCRQQVILEAWQDKEKVHILSCDKGRSRWQKILIDTTKGREKVHIWGLNGTQEILVDSTAAAEQIRLTDKAGQVVRMNAAPGQESIGATDKSGSLVFMDGVAGNIIIRSTNTVLINT; via the coding sequence ATGCTTGAAACCCGCGACCGTCAATCCGAGGAGCGCTACCGCAACCGCTGGTACGGCAAGTACCGGGCCTTCGTGCGCGACAACAACGACCCCGAACGCCTTGGCCGGGTCCGGCTGGAGATCCCCGCCGTGCTCGGCAGCGGGCGGGAGAACTGGTCCGAATGGGCCGCGCCCTGTTTCCCCTACGGCGGCAACGACGACACCGGCATGTTCCTGGTCCCCGAGGAAGGGGCCTCGGTCTGGGCCGAGTTCGAGGGTGGCGTCGTCCAGTATCCGATCTGGACCGGGGTCTGGCTGGCCAAGAGCAATCCCGGCGAGCAGCCCGAGGAATCCAAGCGCACCTGCGCGAATGCCTTCTGCCATGACTGCGAGGACAAGGTCGAGCATCAGGCCAACCGGCACGACGATCTCGAACACAAGAAGTACCACGGCCATCCGCCGTATTACTGCCCGCGCCTCAAGGTCCTGCTCAAGACCGAAACCGGCCACACCATTCTGGCCGATGACCGCGACGGCGACGAGCTGCTGCGGATCATCGACCGCGCCGGACAAATTCTCACCATGGAAGGGAAGGTGAAGCCGGAGATGCAGAGCGGCAACGCCCTGCGGCGCGGTACGAAGGACGCCGAGAAAGGCGACCAGCTCGACATCGCCTCGCAGATCGTCGGCTCCCGCGCCCGCATCCAGCTCACCGACCTCTGCCGCCAGCAGGTGATCCTCGAAGCCTGGCAGGACAAGGAGAAGGTCCACATCCTCTCGTGCGACAAGGGCCGCTCCCGCTGGCAGAAGATCCTCATCGACACCACCAAGGGCCGGGAGAAGGTTCACATCTGGGGACTCAACGGCACTCAGGAAATCCTCGTCGATTCCACCGCCGCCGCCGAACAGATCCGGCTCACCGACAAGGCCGGTCAGGTTGTGCGCATGAACGCCGCGCCCGGCCAGGAGAGCATCGGCGCCACCGACAAGTCTGGCAGCCTCGTGTTCATGGATGGGGTGGCCGGAAACATCATCATTCGCTCGACGAACACCGTCTTGATCAACACCTGA
- a CDS encoding phage late control D family protein, with protein MDLDTFKPTFLIQIEGQDLSKDITQEITSFVFTDNEEELDVLELSVTDRNLQFVDDPLFQEGNEIVARFGYVGNLSPRKKAVIKDIDYDFPENGDPTIRIKAYDKGFKLAGKENQKVWQKPAPGILYSEIAEQIAAANGLTPVVTATKGTHLRVTQSNISDAQFLKELAEKARDRDGDGVSGYVFYIQDDELHFHPRELDQTPLLTLEYFTDTKGLLRSFRPSTQSQGAKGAGVETKTVGVDPRKKDVVEHKANNATTPERTALGKQTYLVDGNTGEGSFKERETGQIVPSFDRSEGFHEEPRQEPAQDSAEGKFREAELRQVEADAATIGIPQLRAKKNVEIKGVGRKFSGIYYCHSVRHSISGAGYLCELKLKKNALGKGAGDKSAESQGKPNDKEAPPTPQNEPPAMVTIDADSGAVTQGGGNG; from the coding sequence ATGGATCTGGATACCTTCAAGCCGACATTTCTGATTCAGATCGAGGGGCAAGACCTCTCGAAGGACATCACCCAGGAGATCACTTCGTTCGTCTTCACCGACAATGAGGAGGAGCTGGATGTCCTCGAGCTGTCGGTGACCGACCGCAACCTGCAGTTCGTCGACGATCCCCTGTTCCAGGAAGGCAATGAGATCGTCGCTCGCTTCGGCTACGTGGGTAACCTCTCTCCACGCAAGAAGGCGGTCATCAAGGACATCGATTACGACTTCCCGGAAAACGGCGATCCAACTATCCGCATCAAGGCCTACGACAAGGGCTTCAAACTCGCTGGCAAGGAGAACCAGAAGGTCTGGCAGAAACCCGCTCCTGGCATCCTCTATTCGGAAATCGCCGAACAGATCGCCGCCGCCAACGGCCTCACGCCGGTGGTCACGGCCACCAAGGGAACCCATCTCCGCGTTACCCAGAGCAACATTTCGGACGCCCAGTTCCTCAAGGAGCTGGCGGAAAAGGCTCGCGACCGCGATGGCGACGGTGTGAGCGGCTATGTCTTCTACATCCAGGACGACGAACTCCATTTCCATCCTCGCGAGCTCGACCAGACGCCGCTTCTGACCCTCGAATATTTCACCGACACCAAGGGCCTGCTGCGCTCGTTCCGCCCCAGCACCCAATCCCAGGGGGCCAAGGGCGCGGGTGTCGAGACCAAGACGGTCGGTGTCGACCCGCGCAAGAAGGACGTGGTCGAGCACAAGGCCAACAACGCCACCACCCCCGAGCGGACCGCCCTGGGCAAGCAGACTTATCTGGTCGACGGCAACACCGGCGAAGGCAGCTTCAAGGAACGGGAGACGGGGCAGATCGTACCCAGCTTCGACCGTTCCGAAGGCTTTCACGAAGAGCCGCGCCAGGAGCCCGCCCAGGACAGCGCCGAAGGCAAATTCCGCGAGGCCGAGCTGCGCCAGGTCGAGGCGGATGCCGCCACCATCGGCATTCCCCAGCTACGCGCCAAGAAGAACGTCGAGATCAAGGGCGTGGGACGAAAGTTTTCCGGCATCTATTACTGCCACTCGGTGCGCCACAGCATCAGCGGCGCTGGCTATCTCTGCGAACTCAAACTCAAGAAGAACGCCCTCGGCAAGGGCGCGGGCGACAAGTCCGCCGAGTCCCAGGGCAAACCCAACGACAAGGAGGCCCCGCCCACGCCGCAAAACGAGCCACCAGCCATGGTGACCATCGACGCGGATTCCGGCGCGGTCACACAAGGAGGCGGCAATGGGTGA
- a CDS encoding baseplate J/gp47 family protein, with translation MGRASIGYINKDYESIRQELLAKIPQLTDRWTDFNHSDLGVVLLDLFCGVGDMLAYYLDVQAAEAFLPTARQRQNVINLCKLIGYRLDSPVASTTTLRFRLSAPLGKDLTIPAGTACRALLNDGEADFETVEDGLIPRGVLSVDIPARQGVRRTETFTSTGLPFQRIRLTGDAIAQGTITVTVGDDAWSEVDHFQDSLADSRHFMADLDALDISTLIFGDGQSGAVPAQGSAITVSYLQTIGDQGNLGPNRITQLLSPVYLDGGQVSLTVTNPVPATGGASREALEHARRQAPAELRSLWKTVTLEDYQALAEGYPGVAKAKVLDTNACQNIRYYNVQLAIAPNGGGMPSALLKRDLAEFLERRKVITVEINLFDPIYRPVSIDAEVYVWPGEPLENVRSRIEAALTDFFSFDRVSFGQTIHFSDLVALIDGVRGVSHMHIYAPQQDIELRHGEIPVLGTVNLDLRRAG, from the coding sequence ATGGGCCGCGCAAGCATCGGATATATCAACAAGGATTACGAATCGATCCGCCAGGAACTGCTGGCGAAGATCCCGCAGCTCACCGACCGCTGGACCGATTTCAACCACTCCGATCTCGGTGTCGTCCTGCTCGATCTGTTCTGCGGCGTGGGCGACATGCTGGCCTACTACCTGGACGTCCAGGCGGCGGAGGCTTTCCTGCCCACGGCCCGCCAGCGGCAGAACGTCATCAACCTCTGCAAGCTCATCGGTTACCGGCTGGATTCGCCGGTGGCCTCCACCACCACGCTGCGTTTTCGGCTCTCCGCTCCGCTCGGCAAGGACCTGACCATTCCGGCGGGGACGGCCTGCCGCGCCTTGCTGAATGACGGCGAGGCGGATTTCGAGACAGTCGAGGACGGCCTGATCCCGCGAGGCGTGCTCTCGGTAGACATCCCGGCCCGTCAAGGCGTGCGCCGCACCGAGACCTTCACATCGACGGGGCTGCCATTCCAGCGCATCCGCCTGACCGGCGACGCCATCGCCCAGGGCACCATCACCGTTACGGTGGGGGACGACGCCTGGAGCGAGGTCGATCATTTCCAGGACAGCCTGGCCGACAGCCGCCATTTCATGGCCGACCTGGATGCGCTCGACATCTCTACCCTGATTTTCGGCGACGGGCAAAGTGGCGCTGTACCCGCTCAGGGAAGCGCCATCACCGTCAGCTATCTGCAGACCATCGGAGACCAGGGCAATCTCGGTCCGAATCGGATCACCCAACTGCTGAGCCCGGTCTACCTCGACGGCGGCCAGGTCTCCCTGACCGTCACCAATCCTGTTCCCGCCACTGGCGGCGCTTCGCGGGAAGCCCTCGAGCACGCCCGCCGACAGGCACCGGCGGAGCTGCGCAGTCTCTGGAAGACCGTCACCCTGGAGGATTACCAGGCGCTCGCCGAAGGTTACCCCGGCGTCGCCAAGGCCAAGGTGCTCGACACCAATGCCTGCCAGAACATCCGCTATTACAACGTCCAACTGGCCATCGCTCCCAACGGCGGCGGAATGCCCTCGGCGCTGCTCAAGCGGGACCTCGCCGAGTTTCTCGAACGCCGCAAGGTCATCACGGTCGAGATCAATCTGTTCGATCCGATCTACCGGCCCGTTTCCATCGACGCCGAGGTTTACGTCTGGCCCGGTGAACCGCTGGAAAACGTGCGCAGCCGCATTGAAGCTGCGCTCACCGATTTCTTTTCCTTCGACCGGGTCTCCTTCGGCCAGACCATTCACTTCTCCGACCTGGTGGCCCTGATCGACGGCGTGCGCGGCGTCAGCCACATGCACATCTACGCGCCGCAGCAGGATATCGAGCTGCGCCACGGCGAAATCCCGGTTCTCGGCACCGTCAACCTCGATCTGCGGAGGGCCGGTTGA
- a CDS encoding DUF1353 domain-containing protein: MSAETKTLFSGTALGLSGPLRVEILPNGMTARLTQPFRIRTGAGRIIEVPAGFETDFASVPRLFWRVVPPWGRYSPAAVVHDYLYHTGKVSRLAADRVFLELMAALGVPLWKRQVMYWAVRLGGWLAWDTSRKRETEHA; encoded by the coding sequence ATGAGCGCCGAAACCAAGACCCTGTTTTCGGGCACCGCGCTGGGACTGTCCGGGCCTCTTCGGGTGGAGATCCTGCCCAATGGAATGACCGCGAGGCTGACCCAGCCGTTCCGTATCCGCACCGGCGCTGGCCGCATCATCGAAGTGCCCGCTGGGTTCGAGACCGACTTCGCCTCGGTGCCGCGCCTGTTCTGGCGCGTGGTGCCGCCCTGGGGGAGATATTCCCCGGCGGCCGTCGTTCACGACTACCTCTACCACACCGGCAAGGTCTCGCGGCTTGCTGCCGACCGCGTCTTTCTCGAACTGATGGCGGCCCTGGGGGTGCCTCTGTGGAAAAGGCAGGTCATGTATTGGGCGGTTCGCCTGGGTGGCTGGCTGGCCTGGGACACCAGTCGAAAACGGGAGACGGAGCATGCTTGA
- a CDS encoding carboxypeptidase regulatory-like domain-containing protein: MTDTAPAYSHWEVQPHSIRLSAGEFEQWVPLSLRGNVDAPVFASSNPEVAEIGPDGVVRCGWTIGNAVLMVWRSSVRDSLRHVLVEVRDPSWFADHPDFASGATVFLSGTVVNALNTSGVGNALIEFRRSETGPAAYQTFANAYGGFELSVPEGFYYVEVTAPGYIAWHGWVNADPNTSGDIQIVLSPELDGQVARIVLQWGLTPRDLDSHLTGPTPSGGRFHVFYSHTIENEAAELDVDDTSSYGPETITIHRLIPGVYRYAVHDYTNRNANPSTGLAQSGATVKVFLSDGREQTFTVPNAPGTVWTVFEIDGATGTVTPVNAMSYQSQPANVGM; this comes from the coding sequence ATGACGGATACCGCGCCAGCCTATAGCCACTGGGAGGTACAGCCTCACTCCATCCGCCTCTCCGCTGGCGAGTTCGAGCAATGGGTTCCGCTCTCCCTGCGCGGCAACGTGGACGCCCCGGTCTTTGCCTCCAGCAACCCGGAGGTCGCGGAGATCGGGCCGGACGGTGTCGTTCGCTGCGGCTGGACCATCGGCAATGCCGTGCTCATGGTTTGGAGATCCTCGGTCCGGGACAGCCTCCGCCATGTACTGGTGGAGGTTCGCGATCCGTCCTGGTTTGCCGACCACCCGGACTTTGCCAGCGGAGCCACAGTCTTCCTCAGCGGCACGGTAGTCAACGCCCTCAACACCAGCGGTGTCGGCAACGCGCTGATCGAATTCCGCCGCTCGGAAACCGGCCCCGCTGCGTACCAGACCTTCGCCAACGCCTATGGCGGGTTCGAGCTGTCCGTACCCGAGGGGTTCTATTACGTGGAGGTCACCGCGCCGGGATACATCGCCTGGCATGGCTGGGTGAACGCCGACCCCAACACCTCCGGCGACATCCAGATCGTTCTCTCGCCCGAGCTCGACGGCCAGGTCGCCCGCATCGTGTTGCAGTGGGGGCTGACTCCCCGGGACCTCGATTCCCATCTCACCGGACCGACGCCATCCGGCGGCAGGTTCCATGTGTTCTATTCCCACACCATCGAAAACGAGGCGGCGGAATTGGACGTGGACGACACCAGTTCCTACGGGCCGGAGACCATCACCATCCATCGGCTCATTCCCGGCGTCTACCGTTACGCGGTCCACGACTACACCAACCGCAACGCCAATCCGAGTACCGGCCTGGCGCAGTCCGGAGCCACGGTGAAAGTGTTCCTGAGCGATGGCCGTGAGCAGACCTTCACCGTTCCCAACGCCCCGGGCACGGTCTGGACCGTGTTCGAAATAGACGGCGCGACCGGAACAGTGACGCCGGTCAACGCCATGAGCTATCAGTCCCAACCCGCCAATGTCGGCATGTAA
- a CDS encoding phage tail protein: MSDWFKDNLLGLLPPLYEHNDEAGDLRTFLSLPAGTLDELKQAIDDFPTIFDVDHCDERFLPLLARLVGLEVDGTCSPDCQRRRVREAVEIYRRKGTIPAIERDFDALGWQGELQETFRSALRLNARSRLGNAKLPGLVFSLGVFRVLCLNQTEGLRDALVFHHPAGTRCFWLQFLLEWIEGGAMLDFGHANSVRRIVLAFLDETFVLGRSSLGSCRHLTNKQRVWELLQLTSTTEMLPEIDRAAVKVSRFHGRQNQMRLNHKALNDWRLPYTRVGEDRVSFCTPIYTGRDFEGDVLESGFGLGENHLNRKPLTHGEAELRYCFRQKDFFFDTQAEPVERAEAKYDLRLPLESRHRLCFQLGRARLNEGLDLTANQGGISNLLLASTAGCDADVTLAVDRIDRWRRRGPVFRLNANTLNTRYLSNANLTGERASLEVYVDTGSLQRHRVETMKLGASPLNTTGLRLSVDRTRPMRVSRMRLNQAGFRWSRPSYRWLFRQQDLHAPTQAGFEAATNNYRATQWPT; the protein is encoded by the coding sequence ATGTCGGATTGGTTCAAGGACAATCTGCTCGGCCTGCTGCCGCCGCTTTACGAGCACAACGACGAGGCCGGTGACCTGCGTACCTTTCTGAGCCTTCCCGCCGGAACGCTCGACGAGCTCAAGCAGGCTATCGACGACTTCCCGACCATCTTCGATGTGGATCACTGCGACGAACGCTTTCTGCCGCTGCTGGCGAGACTGGTCGGCCTCGAAGTGGACGGCACCTGTTCGCCGGACTGCCAGCGCCGCCGTGTGCGGGAGGCGGTCGAAATCTATCGCCGCAAGGGCACCATCCCGGCTATCGAGCGGGACTTTGACGCGCTCGGTTGGCAGGGGGAACTGCAGGAGACCTTCCGCTCGGCTCTTCGTCTCAATGCCCGTTCCAGACTCGGCAACGCCAAGCTGCCCGGGCTGGTGTTCAGCCTCGGCGTGTTTCGCGTGCTGTGCCTCAACCAGACTGAAGGGCTGCGCGACGCCCTAGTGTTTCACCACCCGGCTGGCACCCGCTGTTTCTGGCTCCAGTTCCTCCTGGAATGGATCGAAGGCGGCGCGATGCTCGACTTCGGGCATGCCAATTCCGTGCGCCGGATCGTGCTGGCGTTTCTCGACGAGACCTTCGTCCTTGGCCGTTCCTCGCTCGGTTCCTGCCGTCATCTGACCAACAAGCAAAGGGTCTGGGAGCTGCTGCAGCTCACCAGTACCACGGAGATGCTCCCGGAGATCGACCGGGCCGCCGTGAAGGTCTCCCGTTTTCACGGCCGCCAGAACCAGATGCGCCTGAACCACAAGGCTCTCAACGACTGGCGGCTTCCTTACACCCGCGTCGGCGAGGACCGGGTTTCCTTCTGCACGCCCATTTACACCGGCCGCGACTTCGAAGGGGATGTGCTGGAGAGCGGCTTCGGGCTGGGCGAGAACCATCTCAACCGCAAGCCGCTGACCCATGGTGAGGCCGAGCTGCGCTACTGCTTCCGGCAGAAGGATTTCTTCTTCGATACGCAGGCGGAACCGGTCGAACGAGCGGAAGCCAAGTACGACCTGCGCCTGCCCCTGGAATCCAGGCACCGACTCTGCTTCCAGCTTGGCCGCGCCAGGCTCAACGAAGGTCTCGATCTCACCGCCAACCAGGGCGGCATCAGCAATCTGCTGCTCGCCTCCACCGCTGGCTGCGACGCGGACGTCACCCTGGCCGTCGACCGGATCGACCGATGGCGGCGGAGAGGGCCTGTGTTCCGGCTCAACGCGAACACCCTGAACACCCGGTATCTGAGCAATGCGAATCTGACCGGCGAACGGGCCTCGCTTGAAGTCTACGTGGACACGGGCTCTCTCCAGCGCCATCGGGTCGAGACTATGAAGCTGGGCGCGAGCCCGCTCAACACCACCGGCCTGCGCCTCTCCGTTGATCGGACCCGCCCGATGCGCGTCAGCCGCATGCGCCTCAACCAGGCCGGATTCCGCTGGTCGCGGCCGTCCTACCGTTGGCTGTTCCGTCAGCAGGATCTGCACGCGCCCACGCAGGCCGGGTTCGAGGCCGCCACCAATAACTATCGCGCCACCCAGTGGCCCACCTGA
- a CDS encoding PAAR domain-containing protein, producing the protein MSSQARLGDISSHGGVIITGASRTLDNGMPVARMGDLHVCPIPGHGVTPIVTGSFDTITEGLPNARIGDITACGAIIVTGSPDTIDN; encoded by the coding sequence ATGAGCTCCCAGGCGCGACTCGGCGACATCAGCAGCCACGGCGGCGTCATCATCACCGGGGCCAGTCGGACGCTGGACAACGGCATGCCGGTGGCCCGCATGGGGGACCTTCACGTCTGTCCTATTCCGGGGCATGGCGTGACGCCCATCGTGACCGGCAGCTTCGACACCATCACCGAAGGATTGCCCAACGCCCGCATCGGCGACATCACCGCCTGCGGAGCCATCATCGTCACCGGCAGTCCCGACACCATCGACAACTGA